The DNA sequence TTAGCCCCCCTAATGTACTCATAATCCTTAGGAGGTTCTGAGAAGGCGTAGAACACGTGACTATCCTCGGCGTAGTCCTCCTGTATGGCGTAGGCATCGCACTTGCCGTAGAGGTAAGTGAGGGCGTCGTAACCCAGTATCCTGTTCTCGTGCGCGCTGCCGGCCGACGTAGAGGTCAGGCACCAGAGCTTGACCCCGAATCGCTTGGCATAGGAGAGCATCGAGTGAAAGTGATCCACGTACTCCTCAGTCTTATTGCCGAACCCGTAGATGGCGTGCTCCACCAGCACAGAGACGTCTCTCAGGTCCAGAGAGACGCCCGCCACTTCCTCGAAGACGTCCTCGGGAAACCAGAAGTTGAGGGCCACCTTCAATCCATTCCTCCTCACGCAATCCATGGCTCTGGCTTGATGGAGCCTAGCCGCCTCCTTACTTCCCAGAAACGGCTCGAGGTAGTCGAAGCCGAATTCGTCCAGGAACACCCCGCTGACCCCCATCTCGGCCCAGGCCCTCACCTGCGAGCAGACCCTCTCTATCGGCTGCATAGTAGCCACGTAACCGTAGAACTCCGCTCTGGAGAGCCTCACTATCTTCCTGGTCGTTTCATGTTCCTCGTGTCTGGGATCGATCAGATCGTCTCCCAGGATCACGATATCGTACTTATCGAAGAGCTCGGAGGCCTCCTTCAGGCTCGAGCTCCCGTTGAAGATGCTGGGGTAACCGTAGTATATCAGGAGCCTCTTCGCTCCCCTGTCCCCCGGGGCGCATTGGAGGGGCATCAGTAGGAGGAAGAGGAGCAGCAGGCAGGCCGTCCTCATGAGCGTCCTCCGGTGGCGGGCCTCCGAGGTGTACATTATAAACTTTTGAAGCTCCGATCCCGCAGAGCATCTTATCATTGGGTCGCGTATGCTGCCGGCTGAGCGGAGCTGGATCCGAGATAAGTTAATTCTCTTCTTTAAGGTTCGAGAGAAGCGAACGTTCGAAGCTGTGGCTCAGGGATGTGTTAGAACCTCGGTGCGATCGTTTACCGTCGCACCTCGAGCCGAAAGCTCCTGTCATATGACATTAGAGGGGGTACTCTTGGACGGCTTCGAGGGGAACGAGCTACGCCTAAGCATTCCCCAAAACCCCTTCCCCGATGATCGCCCCCTGGATCGCTTAAGACAGCATCGGATTGGGACTGCCAGCTCTTGACCGAACGGTCGAGTGAGGGAGACTCAGGAGGAGCTCGCTGATCCTCTCAGCGATCCACCGGCCTCACAAAACCCCGTATCGCCTCTCATCAAGCGCTCGCAGCCCTCGTCCGATCGCGGACGTGAGGGACGGTTTCGGGAGCATCCCACCGCCGTTACGGTTAAAAGCTGTGAGTCCAGTGACGCCCCATGAGCCTAGATCCCTTCCTCGATAAGGAGAACGTGGTCGCTGTGGTAGGCGTCTCCAGGAACCCGGAGAAGTGGGGATACAAGCTCTACAGGTTCTTCAAGGGACATTACCGTAAGGTGTACCCCGTGAACCCGGGGGCCGATGAGATAGACGGTGATAAGGTCTATCCCGATCTGAGGAGCCTCCCGGAGCTCCCCGATGTCGTGGACATAGTGGTTCCTCCGGCGGTGGCCAGGGAGGTGGTGAGGGAGGCGATATCCCTGGGCGTCAGGAGGATATGGTTCCAGCCCGGCTCGGAGGACGAGGAAGCGATAAGGCTCTGCAAGGAAGCTGGAGTTGAGGTGATCTGGGGGATCTGCTTAATGGAGACCATAGATAAGGGTGGGGGGATGCCTCCCCCTGTGCTGAGGCCGGAGGGGTAGGGTTATCATCCCCGAGCCGATCGAAGTGGTCCGGATCATCTGCTCGATTGTGGGATCGGATCCCAGCTATTCGGAGTGAGGTAGATCGGTGAACGACCCGCTGGCAGTCATGCGACCGCTTCGGATCCATGAGGGTCGTTATCAAACTACGCTGAGTTCACGGGAGAGGGATCGCGACATCCAGGGGGACCGATTGGGATCCGTAAGCGCAGCTCGGGACTTCGGAACCCCCTAATGAGCATGAAACTAGAGCTAGGGTCAAGGCTGTCCTGTGAGGAAGAGTGGGCCAGGAGGCCCGTGACGGGGGTGGAGGTGCATAATTATCGTCCTCTGTGACCAAACCTCTACCCCATGCGTCTCGAGGCCTCCTTCCGTTCTAAATACTGCATCTAGGGACTTCTACCTACAGGATTCGGTATCCGATTGAGTTACGAGCGGCTGTCGAGCCCAGAAGCAATTCATCCCGCTACTCGGGAGGGAGGCTCGAGTTACCTCCTCCCAAAGCGACCTGTCGCATCGACACGGTTCGAGGCCCATGTCTCCCTAGGCCCGAGGAGGGAACAGCCTCGCTGTCAACGGCATTAAGCGTTGCCGCTGAGCGACGAGTTTCCACGACAGCGACGTCGCTGTCGAGCCTTCCCAGCGCTACGGACCGAGTGGCCTAATGGCACCGGGGCAGAGCAGGACTTTTTTACACGCCCACCGCGATCCCGATGCCGGGGCTCGCCACTCGGTACACTGTTCATGGTCACTGAAGCGTTTATATACATCTTTGGGATCAAATCACGGGATGTCTATAACTCCGGAGCTCTACGACTTCATCGTGAGGGTGGTTGAGGAGAAGGTACGGGAGATAAGGGTCACGAGGGAGGAGTTCGAGAAGCTCAGGGAGGTAGTGAGGGAGAACGTCGAGTCCATTGGTCAGCTTAGAGAAGCCATCAATGGGCTGGAAAGGGCAGTTGAGAGGCTGGTTGAAGCCCAGGCGAAGTCAGAGGAGAGGCTCACCAGACTCGAGGCCGCCGTCGAGGAGAACACCAGGGCGATAGCTGCTTTGAACCGTGCGGTGGATGAGCTCAGGCAAGCCCAGGCGAAGTCAGAGGAGAGGCTCACCAGACTCGAGGCCGCCGTCGAGGAGAACACCAGGGCGATAGCTGCTTTGAACCGTGCGGTGGATGAGCTCAGGCAAGCCCAGGCGAAGTCAGAGGAGAGGCTCACCAGACTCGAGGCCGCCGTCGAGAAACTCACCACTGCTATCGGAGAGCTCAGGGTTGAGGTCGGTAGGCTCTCCGATACGGTCGGCTATGGGCTGGAGGACGTGGCGAGGATGCTGATTCCTTACTGGCTCGAGAGGGATTGGGGTGTCAAGTTGACGGGGGATCTGAGGAGGGAGTTCCTGAGGCTGGACGGGGAGGAGGTGGAGGTGGACCTCTACTCCGAGGGGACCAGGGAGGGCAGGGAGCTGCGGATCGTCGGTGAGGTGAGGTCTAGGATCTACGGCGGGGACGTCAGGAAGTTCCATGGGAGGGTCGTGAGTCCCCTGAGAGGCACGGGAGTCGACGTGCTCGCCTTCATGCTCGGCTACGTCGTGCACCCCTCGGCCAAGGAGGAGGCCGAGAGGCTGGGGATTCTCGTAATGGCCGCCTATGAGTTGAGAAGACTCTGAGAAGTTGAAAGATAATCTAACATTCGTTTCCCCATCGATGAGAGACCGAATAAGCTATTTCGCTAAATTTTAAGCCGCAATCAGGAAAGTTCGATCGCACGCATACCCCTATTCCCATCGGAGGGATATGAGAGCTGGAGAGCCCGGTGATACGGTAAGCTTCAGCGAATCCCCAGATGGGGGATTACTTCAGGAGAAGTAGGAGGGCCGATGAGAACGCTAGGTAAGCTGGTAATGCTGATGACGGGCCCACGATCATCAGGATGGGCAGGTAGCTGCTGAGATAAGGGAGGTATGCGTGATAGGATAGTTTAACGCGAAGGTCCCTTCCTCCGCTTATTAAAGCATAGAGGGAGAAGGATAGGAATGAAACGGTGAACCAGCCTGCGTAGTTGCTCAAGGGTACCCCGAACCACTCACCCTGAGCTTGCCATCTCCACAGGCCCCGCTCGACCATCACGGGATCGAGCGCCAGGTCCAGTAGGACCATGAGTGAGGAGGCTAAGATGAGCCTCGGCTTCCCCGAGGCCAGGTAGGAGGAGGCCAAGTAGCAGGTGTAGGCGTAGGATCCCCAGGCTACGATCACGGGCACGGGGACGCCATGGATCGCGAACCCCTGGAACCTGAGGTAGTAGTAGCTACCGAAGGGGAAGCCGTAGTTGAGGCCGATGTACTCGAAGGCGAAGCCG is a window from the Candidatus Korarchaeum sp. genome containing:
- a CDS encoding CoA-binding protein, whose translation is MSLDPFLDKENVVAVVGVSRNPEKWGYKLYRFFKGHYRKVYPVNPGADEIDGDKVYPDLRSLPELPDVVDIVVPPAVAREVVREAISLGVRRIWFQPGSEDEEAIRLCKEAGVEVIWGICLMETIDKGGGMPPPVLRPEG
- a CDS encoding carotenoid biosynthesis protein, producing MLPRELIIKLSLTSLTLAYMLNALLSGSGRGIADLLMLLLFIASAALMTLEMRQIPLLPLIASSLGFAFEYIGLNYGFPFGSYYYLRFQGFAIHGVPVPVIVAWGSYAYTCYLASSYLASGKPRLILASSLMVLLDLALDPVMVERGLWRWQAQGEWFGVPLSNYAGWFTVSFLSFSLYALISGGRDLRVKLSYHAYLPYLSSYLPILMIVGPSSALPAYLAFSSALLLLLK